CTTCCACCCCCCAATGATGAAAACATCATCTTTATAATAACAAATAGCTGCTCCTTCAATGCTAAGAACCTCTGGGGGTAAGCTTTCAAGTATTTCATCCGAGGCCCTGCCAGAGATCTTTATCTTGGCCTCCTCATTATCTATAGGGTAACTCTTGGGGCAGCACGATGCTGTATGGTAAAAGTTTGTGTTAGCAACAGACATCTGAAAAGAGCAATAATTATCAATGAGTGGCAGAGACTCCACATCCTGCCACTGCCTTGTTTCAGCATCGTATCTGATAATAACTGCCCTCAATCCATCTTCGCTGTCACTGTCAACTGGGGTACGAGCAGCAAGATAAACAAACCGGTCTTCTATAGAAATAGCTTTGACATCACGAAGAATCTTTGGTGCTGACTCCAGGTTAAGCCACTTGTCTTGCTCAGGATTATAAATGGCCACATCTTTAAAGCCAGGACTGAAATTACCATGTCCACCAATACTGTACAAGTTTCCTTTAACTTCAGTAAGGCCAAAAGAATGCTTTCTGGTTATGAGATTGGAGACTTGCtcccaaatatttctgtttggaTTGTACCTTTCTACAGTCTTGGCAAACCCTGGTTCCATGGAGCCAGCCACATAAACATAAGAGTCTGTCACAGCAACAGCATGCCCATCAAGATGGTTATGTATGTGCGGTAAGTTTACCCACCTATCTTCATCGATGAAATACCCTACACACTCACTCAAGTAATCTCCTCCCTCTGATACACCACCAATCACCATAATGACGTCCATGTTTTGTCCAAAACGCGGCAACAACGCTACCGGACAAGCGGAATGTTGTAGGTTACCAGACTGCAAGTTCTCAGACCGCAAGGCATGACTCTCCACAGCTTCAGACACTAATTTAACGCAGGCTTCATTGCTCAATACCAACCTTTCAGATTTAACGTGGCGAGTAAGGTAAGTGGGCTTCATCTGAGACAACCtaagcagtttaaaaagatCTTCAAAGtacctctctctttcctccGGATTTTTCTGAACCCACTTCAAAACAGTCTCAAAGAGGATTTCTTCAGAGTCCACTGTGATCTCTGAGTCTGAGAGCCAGTCTCTGACGAGGTGAAAGGGCAAAGTGTAAAACTCCTCATCTTGGATAACTCTGTGGAAGTTTCTCCTGATCATATCCTGAGCTTTGAGGGCCAGCTGATTCAAGGAATACATGTGGGCTAAGCTGTGAACTGCAACGCAATTGGAGAGGTTGAGCTTCTTCTTCAGAAACTCTCCACAGAACTCTTTTAACCGGGTCAGTAGAAACCTGCAGAACAAACGAACAGGGGTGATGCTGGGGCCCGGCTGCCGCCGGTCCGGTCGCAGCcagcccccgccggggcccgggcCCCGCTCACCTGTCGGCCATCTCCAGCACCTCGTGGACGTTGCCGGGGCTGACGCGGATGGTGCCGGTGTACATGAAGCCGATGACGGCCTCCACCGTGTCGGGGTCGGGGCCGCCCTCCGAGCTCCACTTCTGCAGCTCCACGCGGCCCGAGAGCGACTCCGCGAAGCCCCCCGAGAGCAGCGGCGTGAAATACTCGGTGGCGGCGGCCAGGACGGAGCGGTGCGCCCGGTACTCGcgggccgccccgggccgcccgccgccgaaGGCCAGAGTGATGTCGCAGTAGAGGCCGTGGCGGCGCTGCTCGTTCTGCCGCCAGGCCAGGTCGGAGCAGTGCGCCGGGCACCCGAACTCCTCCGCCTCCACCTCCCCATccaccccgccgccccgcgggccCCCACCCTCCGCCTCCGCTGCTggcgggccggggcccggctgcggctgaggggaggccgcggccgccgccatcTTGTCCGACATGGCGGGGTGCGGCCAGTGCGCCTGCGCGCGGGGCGCCGGCGGCGTGCGTGACGTGCGCCGCGCTGCCCCCTGGCGGGGAGgtggcgccgccgccggcggtAAAATGGCGgccggggcgctgcggggagcgggcagcAGCGCAGCGCCCGGGGTGCCCCGTCCCCTCGGCCCGGGCCGCCGTCACCTGGGGGCAAAGGGTGCCCTGAGGGCAGCGGGGACGGGACCGAGGTGAGCGCCCCCCTCGCTCCTCAGCGAGCAGAGAGGGTGTTTGGGGCAGCATCGCGGCAGAGGcacccggccgccccccgcctcaGGCGAAAGGCGGGACGGGGGCAGGCGCTTCCTGCTCCCCTCGCTCCCCGGCGAGCGCCAAAAACCCGTCCGGAGGGATCTGCTAGGCCTGCCCCACGCAGGGGTTGAGCCTGGCCTGCCCCCGATGCTTCTCCGCCGTGGGATCGCCCCGGTGCCGGAGGCGACAGCTGGGTGGGCTGGTGAGGGCCCTGCTGCGACAGCCGCAGCAGCTGCCAGCGAGCTTGTGGCCTGGCAAAGGCGGCTTGCTGCGCCCGTTGCAGGTGCAAGGGAACTGGATCGCTTTGCCAAACTGCATAGGTACCACAGACCAGAAATACAGGCACAGTTTTATTCAGAGCCTTGAGCTAGcgttttgattatttttctccttaacGTCACTCTCAGGCAGGCCTGCAGGGAAAGGACTTTACACAAGGA
The sequence above is a segment of the Pelecanus crispus isolate bPelCri1 chromosome 18, bPelCri1.pri, whole genome shotgun sequence genome. Coding sequences within it:
- the KLHL11 gene encoding kelch-like protein 11, with the protein product MSDKMAAAAASPQPQPGPGPPAAEAEGGGPRGGGVDGEVEAEEFGCPAHCSDLAWRQNEQRRHGLYCDITLAFGGGRPGAAREYRAHRSVLAAATEYFTPLLSGGFAESLSGRVELQKWSSEGGPDPDTVEAVIGFMYTGTIRVSPGNVHEVLEMADRFLLTRLKEFCGEFLKKKLNLSNCVAVHSLAHMYSLNQLALKAQDMIRRNFHRVIQDEEFYTLPFHLVRDWLSDSEITVDSEEILFETVLKWVQKNPEERERYFEDLFKLLRLSQMKPTYLTRHVKSERLVLSNEACVKLVSEAVESHALRSENLQSGNLQHSACPVALLPRFGQNMDVIMVIGGVSEGGDYLSECVGYFIDEDRWVNLPHIHNHLDGHAVAVTDSYVYVAGSMEPGFAKTVERYNPNRNIWEQVSNLITRKHSFGLTEVKGNLYSIGGHGNFSPGFKDVAIYNPEQDKWLNLESAPKILRDVKAISIEDRFVYLAARTPVDSDSEDGLRAVIIRYDAETRQWQDVESLPLIDNYCSFQMSVANTNFYHTASCCPKSYPIDNEEAKIKISGRASDEILESLPPEVLSIEGAAICYYKDDVFIIGGWKNSDDIDKQYRKEAYRYCAERKRWMLLPPMPQPRCRATACHVRIPFRCLQGTQRYPMPQNLMWQKDRIRQMQERQLQEIHRHSLTLRRMPRSQIEC